Proteins encoded together in one Cicer arietinum cultivar CDC Frontier isolate Library 1 chromosome 4, Cicar.CDCFrontier_v2.0, whole genome shotgun sequence window:
- the LOC101504918 gene encoding protein LURP-one-related 15-like encodes MSNQPPLYATPIIDRRYCTERQPIDLIITKERSVRDKFIIKDMNNNVIFTVKSSLQTIITPRQHRFLFDANGNLILHLRGSLQDGSWKAFRGGSSEANDLIFIRKRSSFIPLNTKLNVFLANNTTGISDFTIKKTFLGESWDVSIGQSDNVVAQIDKKLRIMFEREKFMVTVLPNIDYAFIVALVMTLD; translated from the exons ATGTCAAACCAACCACCACTTTATGCGACTCCCATCATCGACCGTCGTTATTGTACAG AAAGACAACCTATTGATTTGATAATCACAAAGGAGAGGAGTGTGAGAGATAAGTTCATCATAAAAGACATGAACAACAATGTGATATTCACAGTTAAAAGTTCTCTTCAAACCATCATAACACCAAGGCAACACCGCTTCTTATTTGATGCTAACGGAAACCTCATTCTCCATCTTCGAGGATCG CTACAAGATGGTAGTTGGAAAGCATTTAGAGGTGGAAGTTCAGAGGCAAATGATCTTATCTTTATTAGGAAGCGATCCTCATTTATACCGTTAAATACcaaattaaatgtatttttggcAAATAATACCACAGGAATTTCTGACTTCACTATCAAGAAAACATTTTTGGGAGAATCTTGGGATGTTTCTATTGGCCAATCCGACAATGTTGTTGCTCag ATAGATAAAAAGCTTAGAATTATGTTTGAAAGAGAAAAGTTTATGGTCACTGTGTTACCAAACATCGATTATGCCTTCATTGTGGCTCTAGTTATGACTCTTGATTAA
- the LOC101504374 gene encoding probable protein phosphatase 2C 60: MGTNLSIPKTEKFCENGENDNLRYGLSSMQGWRATMEDAHAALLDIDTSTSFFGVYDGHGGKAVAKFCAKYLHQQVFRSEDYTAGDVGTSLQKAFFRMDEMMRGQRGWRELAVLGDKVNRFNGMFEGLIRSPRSSDDKDQTDDWAFEKGPHSDFVGPTSGSTACVAIIRNNLLFVANAGDSRCVISRKGQAYNLSRDHKPDLEIERDRIYKAGGFIHAGRVNGSLNLARAIGDVDFKNNRFLSAEKQVVTAKPDINTVDLCDDDEFLVLACDGIWDCLSSQQLVDFVRQELLMETKLSEVCERVLDRCLAPSLAVGDGCDNMTMILVQFKKPVQTSAPAEDQSSSNEHGASESNLESG, from the exons ATGGGAACAAATCTCAGCATTCCCAAAACTGAAAAGTTTTGTGAAAATGGTGAAAATGACAATCTTAGATATGGCTTATCATCTATGCAAGGATGGCGTGCAACAATGGAAGATGCT CATGCGGCTCTTCTTGATATCGATACATCCACCTCGTTTTTTGGCGTTTATGATGGTCATGGAG GTAAGGCGGTTGCAAAGTTTTGTGCCAAGTACCTTCACCAACAGGTGTTCAGGAGTGAAGATTACACAGCTGGAGATGTTGGAACATCTCTTCAGAAAGCGTTTTTCAG AATGGACGAGATGATGCGTGGTCAAAGGGGATGGAGGGAATTAGCAGTGTTAGGTGATAAGGTAAACAGGTTCAACGGAATGTTCGAAGGATTGATTCGGTCTCCAAGAAGCAGCGATGATAAGGACCAAACTGATGATTGGGCCTTTGAGAAG GGGCCTCATTCTGATTTTGTTGGACCAACTTCAGGAAGTACTGCTTGTGTTGCAATCATTAGAAACAACCTACTTTTTGTTGCAAATGCCGGTGATTCACGCTGTGTAATATCTAGGAAGGGTCAG GCATACAATTTGTCTAGAGATCACAAACCTGATCTTGAGATTGAGAGGGATAGAATCTATAAAGCTGGCGGTTTTATTCACGCAGGACGAGTTAACGGAAGTTTAAATCTTGCAAGAGCTATAG GTGACGTGGACTTTAAGAACAATAGATTTTTGTCTGCCGAAAAACAAGTTGTTACCGCCAAGCCAGATATAAACACT GTTGACCTTTGTGACGATGATGAATTTTTAGTGCTAGCTTGTGATGGCATATG GGATTGCTTGTCGAGCCAACAATTGGTCGATTTTGTGCGTCAAGAACTTCTCATG GAAACCAAACTTTCTGAGGTTTGTGAAAGAGTGCTAGACAGGTGTTTGGCACCGTCGTTGGCTGTCGGGGACGGGTGCGATAACATGACAATGATCTTGGTGCAGTTCAAAAAACCAGTGCAGACTAGTGCACCAGCTGAAGATCAATCATCTTCAAATGAACATGGTGCATCTGAATCAAATTTGGAGAGTGGTTGA